In Rattus norvegicus strain BN/NHsdMcwi chromosome 1, GRCr8, whole genome shotgun sequence, a genomic segment contains:
- the Taar8a gene encoding trace amine-associated receptor 8a, with product MECISFIFVSHNCRCLLAGQKSLKHQKGRIMTSNFSQAPLQLCYENVNASCIKTPYSPGLRVLLYMVFGFGAVLAVCGNLLVVISVLHFKQLHSPANFLIASLASADFLVGISVMPFSMVRSIESCWYFGDTFCSLHSCCDAAFCYSSLFHLCFISVDRYIAVTDPLVYPTKFTVSVSGICISISWILPLVYSSAVFYTGISATGIENLVSALNCVGGCQIVVNQDWVLIDFLLFLIPTLVMIILYSKIFLVAKQQAVKIETSISGSKGESSLESHKARVAKRERKAAKTLGVTVVAFMVSWLPYTIDTLIDAFMGFITPAYVYEICCWSAYYNSAMNPLIYAFFYPWFRKAIKLILSGEILKSHSSTMSLFSE from the coding sequence ATGGAgtgcatttctttcatttttgtgtcTCACAATTGCCGTTGTCTTCTAGCAGGACAGAAATCCCTCAAGCATCAAAAAGGCAGAATCATGACAAGCAACTTTTCCCAAGCCCCCCTGCAGCTCTGCTATGAGAACGTGAATGCTTCCTGCATTAAAACCCCCTATTCGCCAGGGCTCCGGGTCCTCCTGtacatggtctttggctttggGGCTGTGCTGGCAGTGTGTGGGAACCTCCTGGTGGTGATTTCAGTCCTCCATTTCAAGCAGCTGCACTCTCCTGCCAATTTCCTCATCGCCTCCCTGGCCAGTGCTGACTTCTTGGTGGGCATCTCTGTGATGCCCTTCAGCATGGTCAGGTCCATCGAGAGCTGCTGGTACTTTGGAGACACATTTTGTAGCCTTCACAGCTGCTGTGATGCAGCATTTTGCTATTCTTCTCTTTTCCACCTCTGTTTCATCTCTGTGGACAGGTACATCGCTGTCACGGACCCTCTGGTCTATCCCACCAAGTTCACAGTGTCTGTGTCTGGAATTTGCATCAGCATCTCCTGGATTCTGCCCCTCGTGTACAGCAGTGCAGTGTTCTACACAGGCATCAGTGCTACGGGGATTGAAAACTTAGTAAGTGCTCTCAACTGTGTAGGGGGCTGCCAAATCGTTGTCAATCAAGACTGGGTTTTGATAGATTTTCTCTTATTCCTCATCCCTACCCTCGTTATGATCATACTCTACAGCAAAATATTTTTAGTAGCCAAACAGCAAGCTGTAAAAATTGAAACTTCTATAAGTGGAAGCAAAGGAGAATCGTCCTTAGAGAGTCACAAAGCCAGGGTGgccaagagagagaggaaggctgCCAAAACCTTGGGGGTCACTGTGGTGGCATTTATGGTCTCATGGCTACCATATACAATTGACACCTTGATTGATGCTTTCATGGGCTTCATCACTCCTGCCTATGTCTATGAAATTTGTTGCTGGAGCGCCTATTATAACTCAGCCATGAACCCTTTGATTTATGCTTTCTTTTACCCTTGGTTTAGGAAAGCCATAAAGCTCATTTTAAGTGGAGAGATTCTAAAGAGTCATTCATCTACCATGAGTTTGTTTTCAGAGTAA